The following are encoded in a window of Allosphingosinicella indica genomic DNA:
- a CDS encoding esterase-like activity of phytase family protein, with product MRIAVILAILILLGTFAPPDLPQRERQYAGTIAFEPVPLDRTDPARRTVGKLRYLGGWSVRSDDPRFGGLSALDVAADGIIAASDAGWLIRMPLPGQSGRVAIQALAKGRKQDRDAESMVVHDGQAWIGLERANAVWRYSLTDGRREAAAEPAKMRGWRGNSGAEAMLRLADGRFLIFSEGSDDAANSAALLFDGDPAEPDIAAIAFRYRPPAGYRITDAALLPDGRMIALNRRFRMSEGVSVRVTLSDLSGIAAAKTLTGTEIAAFAAPLTVDNFEGISVTRERGGAVVWIVSDDNYNPLLQRTLLMKFALED from the coding sequence ATGCGTATCGCGGTGATCCTCGCCATTCTCATTCTGCTCGGCACCTTCGCGCCGCCCGACCTGCCCCAGCGCGAGCGGCAATATGCGGGGACGATCGCCTTCGAGCCGGTGCCGCTCGACCGCACCGACCCGGCACGGCGGACCGTCGGCAAGCTTCGCTATCTCGGCGGCTGGTCGGTCCGCAGCGACGACCCGCGCTTCGGCGGCCTGTCGGCGCTGGATGTTGCGGCAGACGGCATAATCGCGGCCAGCGACGCGGGCTGGCTCATCCGCATGCCCTTGCCCGGCCAATCTGGCCGCGTCGCGATCCAGGCGCTCGCCAAGGGCCGCAAGCAGGATCGCGACGCCGAATCGATGGTCGTCCACGACGGACAGGCTTGGATCGGGCTGGAGCGCGCAAATGCGGTCTGGCGCTATAGTCTGACGGATGGGAGACGCGAGGCTGCCGCCGAGCCTGCCAAGATGCGCGGCTGGCGAGGCAATTCGGGTGCGGAGGCGATGCTACGGCTCGCGGACGGCCGCTTCCTGATCTTTTCGGAAGGCAGCGACGACGCCGCGAACAGCGCCGCCCTATTGTTCGACGGCGACCCGGCCGAGCCGGACATAGCGGCCATCGCTTTCCGCTACCGCCCGCCCGCTGGCTATCGGATCACGGACGCCGCGCTGCTGCCCGACGGGCGGATGATCGCGCTCAACCGCAGATTCAGGATGAGCGAGGGCGTGTCGGTGCGCGTGACCTTGTCGGACCTGTCCGGCATCGCCGCAGCGAAGACGCTGACCGGCACCGAGATCGCAGCCTTCGCGGCGCCGCTGACGGTCGATAATTTCGAGGGGATCAGCGTGACGCGCGAACGTGGCGGGGCGGTCGTCTGGATCGTGTCCGACGACAATTACAATCCGCTGCTGCAGCGGACCCTGCTGATGAAATTCGCGCTGGAAGACTGA
- the hutI gene encoding imidazolonepropionase: protein MWDRLLTDCHIATMDPAIATPFGAIEDGAIGIQDGRIVRVGRRTELAGFRARSVEPLGGAWVTPGLVDCHTHLVFGGNRAHEFEMRLQGASYEEIAKAGGGIVSTVGATRNASVEQLAEAARPRLQALMRGGATTVEVKSGYGLDVATEIKLLKAAKALGDSEAVRISPTLLALHALPPEYKERREEFVRIAIEEMLPAAADAGLATAVDAFAEGIGFTVEEARALFAAAKERGLGIKLHAEQLSNLSGAAMAARYGALSADHLEHVDEAGVAAMAEAGMVAVLLPGAFYALRETRKPPVDLLRKHKVGMAVATDCNPGTSPVLSPTLMLSMACTLFGLTPEEALGGMTREGARALGLGHEIGTIAANKAADLCVWRVSRPAELAYWVGLPGPEKRIMAGVDS from the coding sequence ATGTGGGACCGCCTGCTTACCGACTGCCACATCGCGACGATGGACCCCGCGATCGCCACCCCGTTCGGCGCGATCGAGGACGGTGCGATCGGCATCCAGGATGGACGCATCGTCCGCGTCGGACGCCGCACCGAGCTTGCCGGTTTCCGTGCCCGCAGCGTCGAGCCGCTCGGCGGCGCCTGGGTGACGCCCGGATTGGTAGACTGCCACACCCACCTCGTCTTTGGCGGCAACCGCGCGCACGAATTCGAGATGCGACTCCAAGGCGCGAGCTACGAGGAGATCGCCAAGGCTGGAGGGGGGATCGTCTCCACCGTCGGCGCCACGCGGAACGCCAGCGTCGAGCAACTCGCAGAAGCGGCACGGCCGCGGCTCCAGGCGCTGATGCGCGGCGGCGCCACCACGGTGGAGGTGAAATCGGGCTACGGCCTGGATGTCGCAACCGAGATCAAATTGCTGAAAGCCGCCAAGGCGCTTGGCGACAGCGAAGCTGTGCGCATCTCTCCCACCCTCCTCGCGCTCCATGCGCTGCCTCCCGAATATAAGGAGCGGCGCGAGGAATTCGTCCGCATCGCGATCGAGGAGATGCTGCCGGCCGCGGCGGATGCAGGGCTTGCGACGGCGGTGGACGCTTTCGCCGAAGGGATCGGCTTTACGGTCGAGGAGGCGCGCGCGCTGTTTGCGGCCGCCAAGGAGCGCGGCCTCGGCATCAAGCTCCATGCCGAGCAGTTGAGTAATCTGAGCGGCGCGGCGATGGCCGCGCGTTATGGCGCGCTGTCGGCCGATCATCTCGAACATGTCGACGAAGCAGGTGTGGCGGCGATGGCCGAGGCGGGGATGGTCGCCGTCCTGCTGCCCGGCGCGTTCTATGCGCTGCGAGAAACGCGCAAGCCGCCCGTCGATCTGCTGCGCAAGCACAAGGTCGGCATGGCGGTCGCGACCGACTGCAATCCGGGCACTTCGCCGGTCCTCTCGCCGACGCTGATGCTCAGCATGGCTTGCACGCTCTTCGGTCTCACTCCCGAGGAGGCGCTCGGCGGCATGACCCGCGAGGGCGCGCGCGCGCTGGGCCTGGGCCACGAGATCGGCACGATCGCCGCCAACAAGGCC
- the rpmB gene encoding 50S ribosomal protein L28 produces the protein MSRICELTGKGRQVGHNVSHANNKTKRTFLPNLQNVTLISDALGRGVTLRVSTSALRSVEHVGGLDNWLGKTGDEKLSLRARRLKRDVAKKQAEAA, from the coding sequence ATGTCGCGCATTTGCGAGCTGACCGGCAAGGGCCGTCAGGTGGGCCACAATGTGTCCCACGCCAACAACAAGACCAAGCGGACCTTTCTGCCCAACCTGCAGAACGTGACGCTGATCTCGGACGCGCTGGGCCGCGGCGTGACGCTGCGCGTCTCCACCAGCGCGCTGCGCTCGGTCGAGCATGTCGGCGGCCTCGACAATTGGCTCGGCAAGACGGGCGACGAGAAGCTCAGCCTGCGTGCGCGCCGCCTCAAGCGCGACGTCGCGAAGAAGCAGGCCGAAGCCGCCTGA